One window from the genome of Myxocyprinus asiaticus isolate MX2 ecotype Aquarium Trade chromosome 30, UBuf_Myxa_2, whole genome shotgun sequence encodes:
- the LOC127420940 gene encoding extracellular matrix protein 1-like produces the protein MVWKSTLVTFFILQLTSLGGGQNVNPDVLLESDFPPARPSLNNLNAICLHGNGRHRYPTSCLPPSGYAYARRAGTSINRVEAWFSQCCFGGEAQGSGQILCCANKAWETALSHFCIEEYSTMTLPHECCEKKGEDRWNCFEIQAPNPSYQPLLGYIAPIMPPDRIFSWDPNTC, from the exons ATGGTTTGGAAAAGCACACTTGTCACTTTTTTTATTCTTCAGCTAACTTCTTTGGGAG GGGGACAAAACGTTAACCCTGACGTACTGTTGGAATCAGACTTTCCTCCAGCCAGACCTTCATTGAATAACCTCAACGCGATCTGTCTTCATGGCAATGGCCGACACAGATATCCCACCAGCTGTTTACCACCCTCAGGTTATGCTTATGCTCGTCGTGCTGGAACTTCAATAAACAGAGTAGAGGCATGGTTTAGTCAATGCTGCTTTGGTGGTGAGGCCCAAGGAAGTGGACAGATCCTTTGCTGTGCCAACAAGGCG TGGGAGACTGCCCTATCCCATTTCTGTATCGAGGAGTACTCAACCATGACCCTGCCTCATGAGTGCTGTGAGAAGAAGGGGGAAGACAGGTGGAACTGCTTTGAAATACAGGCTCCTAACCCCTCCTATCAACCTCTACTGGGTTACATTGCCCCCATAATGCCACCTGACCGGATTTTCAGCTGGGACCCCAATACGTGTTAA